Proteins encoded in a region of the Pseudomonas sp. GOM7 genome:
- a CDS encoding Na+/H+ antiporter family protein produces the protein MNAVIAAVGIMLVLSLCRVHVVVALIAGALVGGMLGGLGVDGTLAAFNQGLGGGAKVALSYALLGAFAVAIAKSGLAHALADKALRLVDSQHEGGGAVLKWGLIALLLLVAIASQNVLPIHIAFIPLLVPPLLYVMSRQQLDRRLIACVLTFGLVTPYMFLPVGFGSIFLNEILLANVAHAGVDVSGVSITQAMAIPALGMFCGLLVAVLFSYRGKRSYDLKKIEQAERVDVQYNPVSLLVAGVAIAAAFVVQLWLDSMIIGALAGFVIFSISGVVRWREADGLFTEGMKMMAMIGFIMIAAAGFAAVMEATGEVKALVNGAAELIGHNKALGALLMLLVGLLVTMGIGSSFSTVPIIAAIFVPLGLQLGFSPLAIVSIVGTAGALGDAGSPASDSTLGPTAGLNIDGQHNHIWDSVVPTFMHYNLPLLAFGWAAAMLL, from the coding sequence ATGAACGCTGTAATCGCTGCGGTTGGCATCATGTTGGTGCTCAGCCTTTGTCGCGTCCATGTGGTCGTGGCGTTGATCGCCGGTGCGCTGGTCGGTGGCATGCTCGGTGGGTTAGGCGTTGACGGCACGCTGGCCGCGTTCAACCAGGGGTTAGGCGGTGGCGCCAAGGTGGCGCTGTCCTACGCATTGCTGGGCGCCTTCGCCGTGGCCATTGCCAAGTCCGGCCTGGCTCATGCTCTGGCCGACAAGGCATTGAGGCTGGTCGACAGTCAGCACGAAGGTGGCGGTGCTGTGCTCAAGTGGGGCCTGATCGCGCTGCTGCTCCTGGTGGCTATCGCCTCGCAGAACGTTCTGCCGATCCATATCGCCTTCATCCCTCTGCTGGTGCCGCCACTGCTATACGTCATGAGCCGGCAGCAACTGGATCGCCGACTGATCGCCTGCGTGCTGACCTTCGGCCTGGTCACGCCTTACATGTTTCTGCCCGTCGGCTTCGGCAGCATCTTCCTCAACGAAATCCTGCTGGCCAACGTCGCCCACGCCGGCGTCGACGTCAGTGGCGTGAGCATCACCCAGGCCATGGCGATTCCGGCTCTGGGCATGTTCTGTGGGTTGCTGGTCGCCGTGCTGTTCAGCTACCGCGGTAAACGCAGCTACGACCTGAAGAAGATCGAACAGGCCGAACGGGTGGACGTCCAATACAACCCCGTGAGCCTGCTGGTGGCCGGCGTCGCCATCGCCGCTGCCTTCGTCGTGCAGCTCTGGCTGGATTCGATGATCATCGGCGCCCTGGCGGGCTTCGTGATCTTCTCGATCTCCGGTGTGGTGCGTTGGCGCGAGGCCGATGGCCTGTTCACCGAAGGCATGAAGATGATGGCCATGATCGGCTTCATCATGATCGCGGCGGCTGGCTTCGCCGCGGTGATGGAGGCGACCGGCGAGGTGAAGGCCCTGGTGAATGGCGCGGCCGAGCTGATCGGCCACAACAAGGCCTTGGGCGCACTGCTGATGCTGCTGGTGGGGCTGCTGGTGACCATGGGCATCGGCTCGTCATTCTCCACCGTGCCGATCATTGCCGCGATCTTCGTCCCGCTGGGCCTGCAACTGGGGTTCAGCCCTTTGGCCATCGTCAGTATCGTCGGCACGGCCGGAGCCTTGGGCGATGCTGGCTCGCCGGCGTCCGACTCCACCCTGGGGCCCACCGCCGGTCTGAACATCGACGGCCAGCACAACCACATCTGGGACAGCGTGGTGCCCACCTTTATGCACTACAACCTGCCGCTGCTAGCGTTCGGTTGGGCCGCAGCTATGCTTCTGTGA